One genomic region from Flagellimonas oceani encodes:
- a CDS encoding MFS transporter, with protein sequence MDKTSRSTNKKALLSLAIGGFGIGLTEFVIMGILPNIAGSLDISIPKAGHFIAIYALGVVIGAPVMARITNNLNPKKTLLFLMVWFTIFNTLSAFSGNYWVMMLFRFLSGMPHGAFFGIGAVVSGYLAKPGKAAQAMAVMFSGLTVANIIGVPLGTYIGQELHWSYSFMLVGVAGIATFCSLYFWMPKEGLDEADNSDSNSPSPGLKNKKLWALIALTTVGTGGFFAWYSYIAPLVINVTQLPEANVGYVMIVAGFGMFFGNFLGARMVETFNPVKSVVISMLSMTVILIFNFIFASNDIAIYVLSFLVGVITFTISAPIQIAIIKAAKGAEKLGSSMNQSAFNMGNASGAYFGGLPMVFGLGFNYASVVGAILACIGGAIGITILYLEKLSKRKKSNSFTT encoded by the coding sequence TTGGACAAGACTTCACGATCAACCAATAAAAAAGCACTTTTATCTCTCGCCATAGGCGGTTTTGGTATCGGTTTAACGGAATTTGTAATCATGGGAATTCTTCCCAATATTGCCGGTTCTCTTGATATTTCCATTCCAAAAGCGGGACATTTTATTGCCATCTATGCCCTTGGAGTAGTTATAGGGGCGCCCGTAATGGCCCGTATCACAAACAATCTCAACCCAAAAAAAACCCTGCTTTTTTTAATGGTCTGGTTTACCATATTCAACACGTTGTCCGCATTTTCCGGTAATTATTGGGTAATGATGTTGTTTCGTTTTCTTTCTGGAATGCCCCACGGAGCATTTTTTGGCATTGGTGCTGTGGTTTCCGGTTATTTGGCCAAACCGGGCAAAGCTGCTCAGGCCATGGCCGTAATGTTTTCCGGTTTGACGGTTGCCAATATTATAGGAGTGCCCTTGGGCACCTATATTGGGCAGGAACTACATTGGAGCTATTCTTTTATGTTGGTAGGTGTTGCCGGTATCGCCACTTTTTGCAGCCTTTATTTTTGGATGCCAAAAGAGGGGCTGGATGAGGCCGACAACTCGGACTCCAATAGTCCATCACCAGGATTGAAGAACAAAAAATTATGGGCCCTTATCGCCTTGACCACAGTGGGAACGGGTGGCTTTTTTGCTTGGTACAGCTATATTGCCCCCTTGGTGATCAACGTGACCCAACTTCCCGAAGCAAACGTTGGATACGTTATGATCGTGGCAGGCTTCGGAATGTTTTTTGGAAATTTTTTAGGGGCGAGAATGGTGGAAACTTTCAATCCCGTAAAATCCGTGGTCATCAGTATGCTGAGCATGACCGTCATCCTTATTTTCAACTTCATTTTCGCCAGCAATGACATCGCCATATACGTTCTGAGCTTCCTCGTTGGGGTAATCACATTCACCATTTCTGCCCCGATTCAAATAGCCATCATAAAAGCAGCAAAAGGGGCCGAAAAATTAGGCTCATCCATGAACCAAAGTGCCTTTAACATGGGAAATGCCTCGGGTGCCTATTTTGGTGGCCTGCCCATGGTTTTTGGACTTGGATTTAATTATGCAAGCGTTGTAGGTGCCATATTGGCCTGTATAGGAGGGGCAATAGGCATTACAATTCTTTACTTGGAAAAACTCTCAAAAAGAAAAAAGAGTAATAGTTTTACAACGTGA